In the Glycine max cultivar Williams 82 chromosome 19, Glycine_max_v4.0, whole genome shotgun sequence genome, TAAAGTTAAATTTCCTTTCCAAAACAACTTTATGTTACTgtgttatctttttttataatcagtGCAATTGACTTAGGAAAAATGTTCTCTAGTAAGATGATCATCGCTAATGGCGGGTAGTAAAGTTGAGCAAAAATGTGACAGCGGGTAGTAAAATAAAGATGTGACTTATTTTACCGGTAGTAAAATTTATTCaagccattttatttagtttgttGCTAAATTTCATGTTTTGTTGCTCTATCTTTTCAAACCACAAGTTTAGCCtcactattttttaattcagtCATCCATCTcccacttaaaaaaaaatcatgattttagcttcctgattttttaattgagaaatttcgtctttcacttttaaaaaattcataacttTAATTCTTATGACCAAATTCAATCGCTGAATGACACACGaactaaataattacaaaaaatctACAACATGTGTCAACAAAATGTACATAGTTAACTTTAGATATTGGTTATGTGAATTAAAATCGCAGATTGTTTAAAAGTGAAACGAAATgtctcattttaaaaattagaggactAAAATCATGATAAAGAGATACAAATTACATTTTAGCCTACATTTTATGTTTCCAACATaatattttccataaaaaataagattctaCTGCAAGAGAAAATTATGAGGATTTAAAGGAGATGAGAACACAAAGTATGAGCCAGGAAAAGATAATGCAGCCAAAATCAAAGCAAACACACAATTAGCAATAGCCAATAGAACCATCCCGCAAAGTAAGGAACAACCCAAAATATCCACACAATCTGTCATGTGCATACCATAAATGGTAAGATTCTGAAAACACTTACATAATTTAACATAAACTCATATAAGCAAACGTACGGTACCTTAATTTCCATATGGCAAAACCAAGCTTTGAATATAATCATGGGAGGACATTGGCACTTGGTTGTTGAAATCTTGAGTATAGACTATTCTATTATCTTTCTTATTATAgagaataaattttgaagatATATAATTTGCCAGCAACAGGACATCACCATTTTCAGAGATGCACAGAGGCTTCAGTATTACACAGGGCAGAGGGGCTTGAAGAAGCTCAAGAGTTACATTCAACAATTGAGTCCAAGAATTTTCAACTCCAAATTCCCTCATTAGCCAAACAACAAAATGGGTTCTCTGGTGAACATGAGAAAGACACAAGCAGCCCTTCAATACCCCAAGTTCAGGGCCACGGGGAACTTGAGAAAGACCATTCGGCATCAGCAAATATTTGAATGTCTCCTTGTTTAGATCATatgaaaaaattactaattgaTCGACGGTGACAGTTTCCCATTCATAATCAAAACCCAACTTGCGAATTGCGAACCAGTTAACAGTACCACTCACAGGTTGTCCACATTTTTCTCCCAAAATGGGGAATGCCGGACAAGTTAAAACCTTTCTCCAATGAGTGTCACCTAAGCGGTGAACTCTCAGCTCCCAATTTTGTGACTTAATATTTGAAAGGACTAACACCACCTTGTAAGTGTCACTCCGATCATCATAACCAAACCCACACTTCACTTGATACCACCAAAGTTTATAATTGCATGAGCGAAGACATAAGTGTGGTGAATCTTCAGACATGATCCTTGTGGCCAGGTTACAAAACCAGACCCGGTATTCACTGAATTCACCTCTAGCAACCAAATTAATCAACCAAACCAACCCATTGTAGGAACCTATGAATAAGTATCTGTTGTCTAGCTGGTGGCAACCATTGTCAACAGTGGATGATGGGTTCTCAAGTAAACTACATATAGAGCATGGGGCGATGCCTGGGAGATCCCTCATATCTTCAAACACAGTATTAATTTGACACCTTAATAGGACGTGGGTGTTTCTAGATGACCTTTGAAGGTTTAATTTGACAAAGTGTGCTTGGAAGATGAGGGAATTCCAAGTCCTAGAAACGCACCTGAAACGCATAAGAGATTTGACCGGAAGCCATGACAAAATTTCTTCTATGAGGTCCTGAGGGAGCTGGGCCATTGCCATCTTAGTTGGGTCACCCAATGTTGTTATTTCAAAACCCTAGCCAGCAAGAAGAACAATACACATACTTTTCAACAAGGACAGGTGAGGATTTTGGACAAGCAtggataacaaaaaaattaaacccaaaCCTAGAACACTAgaatgcaaaaaggaaaattaacaataagaagcaaaaaaacataaatgaactcACGGGATCAAGATTGACGGAATGAAACCTGATGTTAGTAATGGTCTGATTTCGAGAGTTTGGAGTTCAATGAAGGTTAGACttttctcaaacaaaaattctaagGAAAAAGCACTTTGATCGCTATATCTAGAGAAGCCAAACACTGTTTTGACGATGTCGATGTCAATGACGGGAAGGAAATCTGGTTCAGAGAGATTTGGGTtttgggaaagaaaaagaataatagaGGAGCGTAGTATTTTAATTACTAACATTAGCATTCATTTGACTGCACTAAGCATTCTAACGTTAGCATTGTCGTGGCAAAGGCTACGGTGGGAAACCATAACAAGTCTCCCATCGTGGAAAATTTAATATGAACCCTAgattttctcaattttaaattgatggttcaaaattttttactttttttctaatttatttcattCCTTTCTCAATATAccattccttcttttttctcctcTAAAGAAGCAACAAGAAGAGCTGGCAATgaatccaaaaacaaaattgatcaaACCTCTAAAAAATATGGTCTAATCAAAATTACTTGCAagctaaaataaacaaaaaaatcatcagATTTCAAACTCCAAAATGCaaatagaacaaaaaaatttgattaatgaAACAAAATCATTATTGAATCGAGAACTAATACAATTTGTGAAATAGGggggaaatgaaaaagaaagaaggtaaaaatgaagaaaaaatccTTGGCGTTCATTTAAAAGCGACTGTATCTAAAGGTGAAAAATTGGTTTCCAACAATGGTAGACTTGCCATGGTCTCTTATCATTGCCTTCACCTTTACATTACTAGCATTAGCATTCACTGCAAGGACAGGAAACAAATTACAACTATATTCTTTCAAACAAGAAGTACATACAATGAAATTCATATATTACCTCTGATGTTGGTGGAACTTATCATTGGAAAGAAACATCGGTAGGTGCGTTGACtataataaattgaatttcagcCACATTATCTACAATCGGCCGTCAAGGTAACTTACATGAAAAAGAATATAATGAAGTTAAATAAAGGATTTAATagaagaattttgaaaattttagggACCAAATACAATGAATTTAGTTTTGAAGGACTAAATCCAATAGACAAAAGACAATGTTTGGAGGACTGAAATCATATTTAACCTTGTaattattaagattaaaattaataaacctttgagattaaaatattaaaaattcaaattaaattttaatatatcatcaaatctaaaaaaaaattaacaaaaacataaacaaatctATAAAGGTCTTAATTATCATTtcctaaaatatctcaattaaccCATTACCATCATGAATGTCATTGTCACCACCATAACCACTGTTGTAGTCACCACTATAATAATCGCCCCCAtcatttcaatcatcaatcgtCACCACCACCATTGTCTACCGCCATCACCTTCGTCACCGTTGCTGCCACCACCACGACTACCAATGCAACCCCACCATGTTGTCGTTGCCACCACCATTGTCATCAATTGTCACTACCATTGCTGCCATGATCGTTGTCGTCGTCACTACCGCCATCATCGATGATGACGATGATCATGGCGGTGGAGGTGGTCAATATAGCAACGATCATACCAGCAAAGGTGGTGACAATCatggtgatggtgatggtgatggGTTAAcgctaatttaaatattttaggacATGATTTGTTTGACGAATGGTTTAGAGATTTAATggttgtattatttttaattttgatttttaaattttttaatctcaaccacctatatatatatatatatatatatatatatatatatatatatatatatatatatatatatatatatatatataataattaacttgGTTTAGTGGTTCTACTTGTTACAAATAGCTATAGGGACCAGGGTTAGAATCAACCCTTGCAAGAAGTAAGGAAAGGGAGATAAGTCATGCAGTTAACCTAGTCTGACCATATGTGTCCCAATTTGGCCCGATCAATCAATGGTAAAACCAGTAACCTAGTTCGGTTGAAGTAGTAAGCTAATTTAGTGAACCTAATTAAAccgatattaattattttaaaaaatgaaaaatttaatgaaaatacaaaaagaaaatatgatgcACTCAAAAGttcaataaaaaatctaaaatttgttTAGTGGTTTAAATTACAACcaaattatcataattaattactaaacttatgacaattaatatattttttatatcttatgtTACTTATACTGATTTGTGTGGTTCAACTACTAATTCATTATGTCGACTAGTGACCCATAAATCCAGGACCTCAACCCTATCAACGATTGATCTGTTTTTAAAACTTGGTTTGTACACTAATGTTGTATTTGGACTTTGGATGGAGAATTTTAACATTCAAAGCAATTAAAATGCATGATATTTGAATTACTTACAAttgaatttctttcatttttaaatattttgttccaacaaagtaatttaaatttccTGTATTTCCATTTCCTTGTTTAAATAGAGTAGTTCAATTTCCATCAAACGAAAATTTTcactttcaaatatttatttaattaaatgttaaaatctaattttaacttcaccaaaaataaaaacaacgaCAAAATGTCCACTATGAGGTCTTGAGGGAGTTGGGTCATTGCCATCTTAGTTAGCTCACTCAATGTTGTTATTGCCACACctcattttttgtaaaattaatcaaaagggttttttttaattacaattgtgtttttatttaaattagagGTTCGAATGAATAATAAATGAGTTTTTAGAATAGTGAGTTTCAGAAAATAAGAGAGGggtttatttatctatttattatttatttaatagagagaaaagagtgtttttacaattaataaaataaacaagaaaaataggAATAAGAATTAAGTCATTAGATTTCTCACTATATAAAGATGCTTTTATCCCTGAGAGCAGTTTTGCTAAACATTTTCTACGTTCTCTGCTTATTTTCTCTTATGCTTCAAACAAAATCCTAACAAAGCAACCAGAGGGGGAATCCTAGAGGGCACTGAAAACACCACCATTGCTAATGGAATACACTTGAATGACTACCttgaggtaagggatgagttactcaaACTTGGAGATTacaatgaacatgtgtagggatccctagaggatcaattttcggttgttttatgaaattcaatCATGTTCTTATGCTTTTAATCGCGAATTAactatgtttgacagaccaattaaTGTCCCAAtgcaaaattattgtgaaattgatgtgttcttgtgttgagttTGAACACTAGAAATT is a window encoding:
- the LOC102662906 gene encoding F-box/kelch-repeat protein At3g23880; the encoded protein is MAMAQLPQDLIEEILSWLPVKSLMRFRCVSRTWNSLIFQAHFVKLNLQRSSRNTHVLLRCQINTVFEDMRDLPGIAPCSICSLLENPSSTVDNGCHQLDNRYLFIGSYNGLVWLINLVARGEFSEYRVWFCNLATRIMSEDSPHLCLRSCNYKLWWYQVKCGFGYDDRSDTYKVVLVLSNIKSQNWELRVHRLGDTHWRKVLTCPAFPILGEKCGQPVSGTVNWFAIRKLGFDYEWETVTVDQLVIFSYDLNKETFKYLLMPNGLSQVPRGPELGVLKGCLCLSHVHQRTHFVVWLMREFGVENSWTQLLNVTLELLQAPLPCVILKPLCISENGDVLLLANYISSKFILYNKKDNRIVYTQDFNNQVPMSSHDYIQSLVLPYGN